DNA sequence from the Desmodus rotundus isolate HL8 chromosome 4, HLdesRot8A.1, whole genome shotgun sequence genome:
CTTTAAGGAACCCTTTTCTTACTGAGCAATCACACATCACACCTGTGATGCTGCCACATGAGTCTCTCCCTCACCTTGGGTTCTCTCCTTAGAGATTTACCATTGGACCTGGGCACCTCAGGACACCCCCCTACATTTGGTTGTTGAGGAGTAAAACTTGGGAATTTGTTTGGGGCAAGGGAAGCTGAGTGACACAGATCCAGGAGCTGTGCTGTGGGCTGGCTCTGCAGGGGACAGGCAGCTGCGGTCTGAGGGCAGGCAGGCTGATGTGGAGGGGATGCCTCTGCCTGCAGATGCAGATGGACTGCTGAGCCAGGCTCTCCTGCTCGGCGAACTGGGCCCTGCTGTGGAGCTGTGTCTGAAGGAAGAGCGCTTTGCTGATGCCATTATCTTGGCCCAGGCTGGGGGTGCAGATCTgctgaagaaaacacaggaacgCTACTTGGCCAAGAAGAAAACCAGAATCTCCTTGGTAACTGCCCACCatgcaggaggagaggaggggcttACTTGGACCTTGTCAGGTGGATGCCCACACCTTGGGACTTGTGTATTGAGGATCCGCCAAAGCCTTTCTCTTCCCACTTCAACCACCCTGACCTCACCCTGAGCCCCCAGTCAGTGGTCTAACAAGAAGGCAGCTCATGAGTGGCTTTTCTAGCCTGTTCCTGTGCATGACTCCTGCTGCCTGTGCTGGCGGGTGGTTGAtggcctcctttcctctctgcccaTTCCAGCTGCTGGCCTGTGTTATACGGAAGAATTGGAAGGATATGGTGTGCTCCTGTAGCCTGCAGAACTGGAGAGAGGCACTGGCCTTGCTTCTGACATACTCAGGGCCAGAGAAATTTCCTGAGCTCTGTGGTAGGTGGCCCTAGGCTTTAGGATGGAGTGGTGTGACTCCAGGGTGGAGTCAGTGGACATGCTGGTGAAGGCAGCAGAAGAGAAGCCCAAGCTCTGGGAGGTCAGGCCATGTTATCAGAGCTGAGCTCTGGTTCAGCTGGGGGGCAAGGACTATAGTGCATGCCCCTACTTTCATTTgttgtcctattttattttttcttgtcatgTCTTGAAGCAAGAGCTTTGTCCTTCACTGTAGAGAAGGGTGAGCCTCAGTATTGTCCAAAGCCACTGTGGCTACTTGTCCCATAGCTCATGATCCTCCACCCATTTCCAAACAGGAACAGGAGGAGGAGCAAGGGGAAGCTGTGACATTAAAGAAGTTTCCATCTCTCTGCAGACATGCTGGGTGCTCGCATGGagcaggagggcagcagggcacTCACCTCCGAAGCCAGACTCTGTTACGTGTGCTCGGGTAACGTGGAGCGGCTGGTGGAGTGCTGGGCAAAACCCCGCCAGGCTTCATCCCCCATGGCCCTACAGGTACCCCTTCTCTGCCGGTCCTTAGGAGAGGCCAGTGGTGGGTATGTTCAGGGACATCAGAGTGAGTCTTCTGGGTACCCAGGCTGGGGTCAGGGTGTTAGGGAAGAGAGATGGGCCCTTAAGGTCTGAGGCCTTCTCCCAAGAATGAGCTACatcacctccttccttccttctcagtcAGGGAGACTTAGCAGCAGCTACTTAGGTATTAAGCTTCATAATGCTTTCCTACTTCAGATTTGGTTATACAGGTTTATTCTATATTTGAGTAGTTGTGAGCCTGAGCCTTCTATTAGCTGCTATAAAAATTTCTCTGGATCTAAATTGTACCAGACATTCTGCAGGTGACTGGAGAAGATGAGGGTCACAGACTCATGGGGAGACAAGGTCACACATAAAATAATAGTATGACTGAGCCTGAAATTGCTGATGTACTACCAGTAGAAAGggtaaagaaagcaaacaaacaaaaaaaaaaaggtagagatGTACGAGAACTGAGACCCCAATGGCCCCAGTCGAGCCTGATGCTAACAGCTTGAGAGGTGAGGCCTTTCTTTACCTGTTGTGTCTCCAGTATATCATCACCTCTGTCTTTCCTGGCTGTGGCCATGTGCCCTCCTACTCACCCTGGGATGTCCCTGGGTGAGCTGCCTGGGCTTAGAGAGCAGGATGTCCTTTGAAGAAGGCTGACTCATCCCTGTTCCTCTAGGACTTGATGGAGAAGGTAATGGTCCTAAACAAGAGCTTGGAGCTACTGCAGGGTCCTGGTGGGGTGAGCCCAGGCCCTGCCACAACCTACCGGGTCACTCAGTATGCCAACCTCCTGGCAGCCCAGGGCAACCTGGCAACCGCCATGAGCTACTTACCCAGTGGCTGTGCTCAGGTGAGTGCGGCCATGTGGGAAGAGCAAACTGTTTCATTCAGTCATCTAACACTGGCTGAGCACCCCATGTTAAGTGCTGAAGTTCCCAGGATAAATAAGATCTAGTCCCTCAGGAAGCTCACAGGCTCTTAGGGGGAAATCAGATGTCGCCAACTCATAGTGCCATAACAGGAGCTTATACTAAGCACAGTGGGACTCCAGGGAAGGGGCTGGTTTTGCCCACAgaagtcaaggaaggcttctgaTGGTTAAAACTGTTGAGCTGGACATTCAAAGCGAAGTAGCTTACCAGCAGATGTAGAGTGATCCAGACAAAGAGAACAGCAAAGGGAGGCTTGGCGGGGATTAGGGATCTTTGAGTCATCTAAGGTGGCTAGAGTGTAGAGGGTCAGCTGAAGTTTGAATGCTCTATGAGGCCAGGCTTGTAAGAGAAgatgtttgcttgttttaattttacttagtTCTTCATTATTATGACTCTTATAGCCACAAATTCAGCAGCTGAGAGATCGGCTTTTTCATGCCCAGGGTGCTGATGTCTTGGGCCAACagtctcctcctttcccctttccccgaGTCATTGTGGGAGCTACCCCCCACTCTAAAGAGACATCATCTTGCAAATTGGGATTCCAGCCTTCTCACCAGGTAACACCttgtttgttcactcattcagAAATACTCATTAATATCTACCGAGTGTCAGGCATGGTTCTAGGCACTTGGAATATGTTAGTAAACAGAAGTGATGGAAACTCCTGACTTCATAAAGCACAGATTCAGTTATTtttctaataactttattgaacaactGGTAGGCTCTTAGGCACACAAACCCTTCATGAGCTCAGTCTAGTGGAAAGATACgtaaaaaatccaataaaattcATAAAGGCCGTAATTGCTGTATGACAAGGTGCTGTGGGGTCACACACAAGAAAGCAATTTTCTCTGGCAGGTAGGAAGTTTGGGGAATATTTCAGAGTGAGTGTGATGTGTGATCTCAGTCTTGAAGATTGAAAGTTAACTTAGGCAAAGGAAGGGGTAGGTGAAGGCTGTTTTGTGCAGAAGGAATAGCATGTGCCAAAGCATTGAAGGGACAGTAAGCGAAGCCCATTTGAGGAACTACTGACATTTGAATGGGGCTGCAAAACAGGCCTTGTGGCGGTGGAGTGTGCTTAGGTGAAGCTGCGGTAACAGGAGTTAGATCCGGAAGGACCTGACAGTCTCAGCTAAAGAGCTTAGACTTGACCCTGAAATTGAGAGCAGTCAGGAGCTGTGGAATAGTCTTATGCAGGGGAATGACTAGCTCTGTGTTAAGAAAGGGTAACACTGGAGGCAGTTAGGAGGCTGTGCAGTAAGACATGGTGAGAATGTGAAATAACCTGAAGCTGGAGAGTGAGGTTGCATTTGAGATACTCAGTAGGGAGAGTTGACAGAAATTGGCGATAGTTTAGGGGAGTGTGTGAAGTCGGGGGACTGGTCCCTAGGTTCCTGGCCCCTCGGTCTGTTCAGATGGATAGGGTGCTGTCAATTTACGATACCTGGAGCCTACTGGAGAGGCTGGGGAACAAAATCCAATGAGACTGTAAATAGAGATATCAGGCAGAATCTCTGATGATCGATTCATCCTGTCCCACCATCAATTCCAAgaccctttcttccctcccccttcttctcacttcctcctctcccttattttcttctttctccatcaattttttctattttgaaataatcatagAGTCATAGGAAGTCTTAAACAAATGTACTGGTAAGTCTCATGCATCCCAGCTCAACCCCACCCCACGCCACCATCCCGCAGCAACCACAGTGCAATGACAAAACCAAGAAATTGACGTTAGTATAACCCCTAGATTCATGGTTTAGGTTCGGATTTCACCAGTTTTAcatgtacttgtgtgtgtgtgattatgtaaGAATTTGTCTTTTCATCTGTTTATCAGGGTCCTTCACAAAGcaaagatttttcattttatagggTTCAATTTATCGTTTTCCTtctatgggtcttgttttttgtGTCAAGTCCAAGAACTTTGCCTAGTCCAAGGTCCCCAAATTTTCTCCTATgttctttttagaaattttatagttttacatttaagttcatGTTACTTTGAGTTAATTTCCATGTAAAGAATGAAGTTTAAGTTAAGCTTAATTTCTTGCCAATGGATTTCCATTCATGGAAAAAGTTGTTCCTCCTCCATTGAATTGACTTTGCGCCCTTGTAAAAAATTAATCGGGCAGATTCACGTggatttatttctcagttctctgttccgttccattgatctatgagtTTGTCCCTCTGCCAGTCCCACTCTGTCTTGATTACTACCTCTGTATAGCACACTGTGACGTGAGGAAGGGTAATTCCTGTACTTTAGTTTCCTTTTGCAAAATTTCTTTGTGTATTCTAGCACCTTGCCCTTCCCACATATATTGTCCAGTAAGCTTGTCTATGTCTACAAAGAAACTTGCTAAAATTTTGACGGGAATTgtatcaaaactataaaataatgtaaGGAGAATTGACATCCTCACCATGCTGAGTCTTCTCATCTCATCCGTGGACATGGTATGACTCTCCAGTGCTGTCTCCATCAGCATTTTGTAATCTTCATCTTATAGATCCTGAcgtgttttattcatttcaaacCTAAGTACAGTCATACCTTAGTACTCATAGCTTCAGACCTTGTCACACCTGGTATGCATcatattttgatgagaaaaaaatgtttcagcactcggtgCTTGCTTGGGACTTGTCACACTTGCtggaacttgtatgagtcactaTGCGGCCCCGCAAGAGAAAGTTTCTTATGGGAAAAATTCGTTTGGTACTCATCAGTTTTGGCACTCGCCATGAGTTCTGGGACTAATTAATGACCAGTACTGAGGCGCcactgcatttaattttttcttgagtAATTTAAAATCCCATGATACTGCacttttaattttggtttctactgttcattttacaaatgcatttgatgtgtgtgtgtgtgtgtgttgtgtgtgtgtcttgtatCCTGTGACTTTTTAATGTTCAGTAATGAGTTTCCTGAACTCACTTAATAATTCTAGTTTTTTGTGTggattccttgggattttctatgtagacagtcatgttatctgcaaatagttttctttctttttcttattctcccTAACCTGTatgccttcaatttctttctcttgccttattGTAGTACTAAAATAAGAATGGTAGGAGTgaacatccttgccttgtttccaaccttgaaaggaaaatattcagtCTTCCACCAtgaagtatgatgttagctgtagagTTTTTGAACacattcttgttttcatttgtgaatatattttatttaaccaaatatatTGAATTGTTATCTTCTCAACAAGTAATCAAAAACGTATTTGTGAGATCTTTTGCATCTTTTTCTCTGCTAATCTTCCATGTCAATTGTAATTTTATACATATGCAGTCTTTATGAGGCTGAGGAGATTCCCATCTATTCCTGGTGTGCTGAGTCATGAATCGGCACTGAATTTTGTCAGGTGTTTTTTCTGCATCATTTTATATAATCAAATGATTGTTCTTCTTTAGCCTGTTATTAGGGTGaattacactgattgatttttaaatacattgaacTAGCCTTGCATGActgggaataaatcccacttgattgtaatatatatatatatattttttttttaaaaaagactatttatttttagagaggggaagggagggagaaagagagggagagaaacatcattgtgtggtttcctcttgcacaccccctactggggacctggcctgcaacccaggcatgtgccctgactggggattgaaccagtgacccttcggttctcaggccagcgctcaattcactcagccacatcagccagggcatgatatattattttttaatatacattgtTGGACTTGATTTGCTTAAGTTTTGCTGAGGACTTTTGTGTCTGAGTTTATCAgaaatattggtctgtagttttatGCTATCTTGGGTGTTGGTATCACAGTAGTACTgactcataaaatgagttaggaaaTGTCTCTTACATTGTTTTCTGAAAGATATGGTATAAACTTTGTGTTAATTCTTTGATGGTTGgtaaaattctccagtgaaactCTCTAGGCCTAGGGATCTATTTTTGGGAGagctttttaattacaaatttcatttctttaatagttAGAGAACTATTTGTTATCTATTTAATTTTGACCGAGTTTTAGTAGTTTGTAGTTTTTAAGGAGTTGAccctttttttcctaaattgtCAAATTTATGAATGTAAAGTTGTTTTTGTAGTATTACTTTATTATCCTCTTAATGGCTGCAGGATCTGTTGTAATATTCTGTTTCATCCctgatctttttaaaacatttttaaattaagtttattgaggtgacattagttaataaaattgcataggtttcaaatgcacatttctgtaatatatcatctgtatactgcattgtgtgttcaccacccgaagtcaaatctctttttgtcaccatatatttgacccctttgaCCCTTTACCACCGCCCACCCCCCCTCACAcattctcttttccctctcctaaccaccatactattttctgtgtctatgagtctttgtttgtcttttaaaatttttttaaattgattttagagagaaagcaggagggggagagagagagaggctgagagaaaGAGCGAGACATCATTTTGTCgatccacttatttgtgcattcatggGTTTCgtcttgtgtgtgccctgcctggggatcagaccctcaaccttggcgtattggggcgtgttgggatgatgctctaaccaactgagctacacgcCAGcgtgtttgtcttgtttgttcatttgttgcttttggtTTTACATCCCACAcgtgagtgaaatcgtatggttctttactttttttcacCTGCCTTGTTTTGCTAAGCATGGTATTCCCCagatccattcttttttttttttaatttttttaatttttattgttattcaattacagttgtatgccttttctccccatccctccaccccaccccagctgaacccacctccctcccccacctcaccctcccctttggttttgtccatgtgtcctttatagtagttcctgtaatcccctcttcccactgtccccccccccccccggctattgttagattgttcttaacttcaatgtctctggttatattttgtttgcttttttcttctattccagATCCATTCTTGTTGCAAATGgtagcatttcatcttttcttatgactcagtagtattccactgtgcatATGTACCACGTCTTCTCCCTCCGATATCTGTCTAAGGAGACTTTGGTGGTTTTCacatcttggccactgtgaatgatgctgcagtgaaaaTGGGGGTACATGTATCTTTACAAATAAACGTTGTTAAGTTTTGGGggttactgggtcatatggtaactctattcttaattttttgaggaatctccatactgttttctgtagtggctgtaccagtttatattcccaccaacagtgaatgagggttccttctgtccacagcctctccaacacttgccaTTACCTGCCTTATTGATAACAGCCACTCTAACCGGtgggaggtggtatctcactgtagttttgatttgcatttccgtaatagctagtgaggttgaacatctttgcATATATCTcttgaccatttgtatgtcttcttgggaaaagtgcctgctcaggtcctctgctcatttttaaattggattgattgggtttttgttgttgagttgtatgaattctttatatattttggatattaaccccttatcagaggtatTGTTAGCAAATATCTTCTCGCATTCAGTtagttgcctttttgtttgttgacAGTTTTCTTTTGCTCTATAGAAGCTTTTGAGTTTAATatagtctcattcatttatttttgcttttacttcccttgcttttgaggtcaaattcataaaatcctgcataagaccaaggtccatacagtctatgttttcttctatgtaatttattgcttcaggtcttatatttagggtTTTGATCCATGGTGTATGGTTACAAATGGCAGTCTGGCTtcttcttttgcatgtgactttccgattttcccagcaccatttattggagagggttttttccccttcactgTATATTTGTGGTTTTttcatcaaaaattatttgcctacatacatgtgggtttatttcttagTTCTCAGTTCTGCcccattggtctctgtgtctgtgtcgtGGCCAGTACCactctgttttgattattgttgctttatagtataatttgaagtctgGGATCAGAGAGGACTGATCTTGATGacttgtgtcttctctctttgtcAGTTTTTATAGAGATTtatcaactttgtttttcttttttgaagaaatagctttttgtttcatttttttctatagtttttcaattttcaatcgcttacctttttttcccctttgcaagTGCTAATCCCTTTTTCCCTTCACAGGTTCCCACTCCATCTACAAGGCCAAGGATTTTCACACCTCAGTCATCACCAGTGATGCCCTTGGCACTGTCTCATCCTGGCCCGTATCAAGGCTCCAGAATGCAGAATATCAGAGACTACAGGGCCCCTGAGCCCCAGGTAGCCCAGCCGTTAACCCTGGGCCCTGGGGTAAGGCCTGGTAAGTGAGTGAGTGATCCGTCTAGGCAGAACAGAGAGGAAGACGATTAGCATGGCCAGCATGGATTTGGGAGGAGGTGTGCATATTTAGTGGGAGGAGCTTGGAATTTGAAGTCAGAATTCCCAGTACTATCACTTGCTGGCTTTATACCTCTGGGCAATATactgtttcttttgaaaagtaaGAGTAGAGTAGTTGTTATGTTGGTTATTTCAACCCCACAGCATTGTTTTGAGAGTCAAATAAGGGACATAGTTAAAAGTACTTTGTATGTGGTAGATCTCCATACACAGGTATTAATTCattgtttattattgttattgttgttattattgtttttacaAATTATTATTGCTGCCTACTCCCCCCTCATATGCTTTGAGTCTCTCCCAAATTGAAATTTGGTAACAAATGATTTGTTTCTGTTCCACTTCAGCTTTACCTCAGCCACAGCTGTTAAGAGGGCAAAGGGCACAAGCTCCTAACCCCGTGGGATTCCCTGGAACATggcctcttcctgggccccctccACCCATGGCACCCTCCGGAATCATgcagcctggctctgcctccctgcctgagGCTGCTCAACTGCTCCCTTTCCTTCCTACGAGACCACCAGGCCTCGGCCCTGTGAGCTCCCAGCCACCAGCCCCTCCTGTCAGCTTCCCAGCAGCACACCTTCCGTGGGGGCCAGGTGCTCCGTGCTCTAGCACCATCCAAACCACTGGCACCTTGACCCCTCAGCCAGGTCAGTCTTCTTTCCATGGCTTTCCTTTTCTCGGTCATtgtctgcctctcctcccctccccaataCCACCTTGAGAGTCTCTTCCTCAAGCCAATGAACTGGGGCCCCTTCAGCTGGAGAATGTCAACTGAGAGTATGACTGGTCTTCAGAGGGAGGTGTGGTAGCCTCcagctaaaataattttgatggcCGTCAGACTAAGAATTTCCAATGTTCCTGACCATGCCCCTAAATACTTGTATCTTTGTATTATACAGGACCTCAAGATCCCTTGAAAAATGCTCCAGCTCCCAGGGCAAACCTCCAGAGGAGACAGGTCATtgcacctccccacccacccctgcgtACATTTACCGACCACCCACACTCTAGTTCCTTAGAGAATTCAGCCCCGTCCTTCCCATTCTCAGGCAAGCATTCTGCCCTCTCTTTTCACACTCACTCTTCACCCCTccacccttcctctttccttcttacatatacagggtggggcaaaaataggtttgcaGTTGTGGGTATGCAAAACACAATTCCTgtgttatcatttattaattattgcattattttccttacgaacaactgtaaacctacttctgccccaccttGTATACACCAGTCTTCCAACTTCCTGGTTTCCTACTCACTATTCTGTCCCCTGCTCACTCATAATTTCTGCCATTCTCCCAAACCAGGGCCTGGGAAGTCTCTCAGCTTAATCACATGTGCCTCTCTTTGTCTGTCTTTAGCTTCCAGAGACATTTATGTCCCCAGCACCAATTACTGCTCCAGTTATGAGCCTCACTTCAGAGCCACAAGGGATCCTTTCTTCACAGCCCCCCGTCCCCGGTGTGGGTCATGCTCCCCCTGGAGCACCAGGAGAACTTGGCCCGCAGGTGACAATGTGTTCCCTTCCCCTTGGAAACCTTCCAGCCCTCCTTGGGTATCGAAGAGCAGGGGGCTTGGTAGATGGGCCTCATCCCTAAAGGTGGAGTCAGACTATGAGCTGGGGAATAGAGAGAGGCAGACACCAAACGTCCTTACTAGAGAGGGTGCCCCTCCCCAACTCTGTTATGCTCTAGCGAGAACAGTGTGATGCCGAGTCACCGAGCACTAGTCCTTAGGGGAGCTTTGAGAAGGACAGCGTGCCTATCTGTCCTGTCTCTCCACTTGTTCCTCAGCAACAGCCGCCAGAGAAGATGGACAGGAAGGACCTGCCCCCAGAGCATCAATCCTTGAAAACCAGCTTTGAGGCCCTTCTGCAGCGCTGCTCCCAGTCTGCCACTGACTTAGTAAGTCTGAACCTTCGCTGTGATGCCCGCCTCACACGCTTAGCTGGTTCCAGGACCCCTTAGCTCTGGGCCAGTTCTTTGTGTGACTGCTTTCTCACTGTCCCTTGACATGTTGTCTGCATCTTACGCTTATTTGATGTCTGTGCAGGGCAAGGGAGGGGGTGAACTTGTCTGGTCTGAAGTCCAGCTCCTTGGTAGCAGGACTCAGCAGCATGGAGGCTTAACACTTGGAAAGGCCGCAGGGAATGCTGGAAGGAGTATCAAGCCAGGAGCAGGGAGACTTGCTATTCACTCACTGGCCGTGGCAGCTTGAGCAAGACGCTTACCATCTTCGGGCCTCGAATTCCTCCTCCAAAATGAAAGAAGCAGCCTTAAGCCATTCTAGCTCCAATCTACTGTGATCCTTTATAATCCTGGGTAGTGTTAGGCTTAGGGCAGAATCAGAATCCATTTGCCTCCCTGCAGAAGACCAGACGGAAGCTGGATGAGGCAGCCCAACGTCTCGAGTGTCTGTATGAGAAGCTCTGCGAGGGGACAGTAAGTACGCTCAGTGGTTCTCCTCTGCCCCTTGCCCTTCCACCATCACCCATGGCCAAAGGGAACTCAAGTGTCCCCTCCCCTTGGGTCTCACCAACCTGGGTTCCCCACAAAATACATCCACCTTCCCTGGACGGGGCTCCAGACCTAAGTCCTCCCTTATCCTTTCCATGATGCTGGGGTAGGGGCTGGTTTGGGCTTACTAACCTAAGGGCCAATCCCTCCACAGCTCTCGCCTCATGTCTTGGCTGGGCTCCACGAGGTTGCCCGATGCGTGGACGCAGGAAGCTTTGAGCAGGGCCTTGCAGTGCACGCCCAGGTGGTGGGCTGCAGCCGCTTCAGCGAGGTCTCCAGCTTTATGCCTGTTCTGAAGGCCGTTCTCACCATTGCTCATAAGCTGCACGTCTAAGCCAGGCAGCCTCTTGTACCAGGAGGTCACTTCTATTGTTACTTAACTCTTCTCCCTGCAGAAAAGGGAATTTCAGAAAGGATTCTTTGTTTTTCCCAGCCCTCTTTCTTGCTGCTGGGTATATGATGCTGTAGGCTTGGCTCCGAACCAGCAGAGTGCCTGCTTTCTACCCCTGTGTGCCTGGCCTTCTAGGGCCTGCCCCAGGGTTGCTCAGCCCTGAGGCAGAGCACAGAGCCAAATCCGCACTTCCCCTAATGCTGACGCTGACAAGACCTGGGGCAGGGTATCTTCTCCCTCAGAGATATTCTGTTTAAGTGGCTTCTAAGAGGGTGAGCAGGAGCCAAGTCTACCTCTGCAATACCCATCTTTTAGGTCTTTCgtttttctccttctgtgggTTATGGGCCTGATTCTACCTTCTACTCGCCTCTGACTTCATATTTCCAGCTCCGTATTTCTCTGAGCCCCACAGGCTAGAGTAGAGTTGGCTGTTCATCCTTTGAACAAGTCATGAACCTGAGGGATGGGTGCTAAGCATAACCAGGAGAGGGAACTTTGGCTCTTGTCAGGAGGAAGATCTTATCGGCCAGCATTATTAAGAGTGGGCGAGGTTAGGTGGAAGGTAGAAGGGGTGCACTGCCTTTTGCTGGGAGCTGTCTTAGCCTATGAGATAGGAGCAGAGGGACCACTGCCTATGGGGAACAGCCCCTGACCTGACCTGTCTGAGCCCTGTTCTAAGTCAGGAATCCAAGGCCCTAGGTCATTCATTCTGTGAGCATAAGCCCAGCTCTGGAATAGGTACCATATTAACAAAAGATTCTCTTTTAGCACTGCTGCTCAAAGGTTGGAGGCTCTTGTCTC
Encoded proteins:
- the SEC31B gene encoding protein transport protein Sec31B isoform X5 — its product is MTPGSKSQQPPEDIKALSWNRQVQHILSSAHPSGKAVVWDLRKNEPIIKVSDHSNRMHCSGLAWHPDIATQLVLCSEDDRLPVIQLWDLRFASSPLKVLESHSRGILSVSWSQADAELLLSSAKDNQVLCWNLGSSEVVYKLPTQSSWCSDVQWCPRDPPVFSAASFDGWISLYSVMGRSWEVQQMRQADKISSSFSRGQPLPPLQVPEQVAQASLIPPLKKAPKWMRRPAGVSFAFGGKLVTFGLPSTSAHQVPQPCLHLVFISQVTTESEFLTRSAELQEALGSGSLLNYCQNKIQRASQQSEKMLWQFLTVTLERDSRMKFLKLLGYSKDELQKKVATWLKSNSGLGESPQPKRDDLNSHRQQVFCSQASQHTSEEVSASSTFFDELVPQNVTPWEISITEDADGLLSQALLLGELGPAVELCLKEERFADAIILAQAGGADLLKKTQERYLAKKKTRISLLLACVIRKNWKDMVCSCSLQNWREALALLLTYSGPEKFPELCDMLGARMEQEGSRALTSEARLCYVCSGNVERLVECWAKPRQASSPMALQDLMEKVMVLNKSLELLQGPGGVSPGPATTYRVTQYANLLAAQGNLATAMSYLPSGCAQPQIQQLRDRLFHAQGADVLGQQSPPFPFPRVIVGATPHSKETSSCKLGFQPSHQVPTPSTRPRIFTPQSSPVMPLALSHPGPYQGSRMQNIRDYRAPEPQVAQPLTLGPGVRPALPQPQLLRGQRAQAPNPVGFPGTWPLPGPPPPMAPSGIMQPGSASLPEAAQLLPFLPTRPPGLGPVSSQPPAPPVSFPAAHLPWGPGAPCSSTIQTTGTLTPQPGPQDPLKNAPAPRANLQRRQLPETFMSPAPITAPVMSLTSEPQGILSSQPPVPGVGHAPPGAPGELGPQQQPPEKMDRKDLPPEHQSLKTSFEALLQRCSQSATDLKTRRKLDEAAQRLECLYEKLCEGTLSPHVLAGLHEVARCVDAGSFEQGLAVHAQVVGCSRFSEVSSFMPVLKAVLTIAHKLHV
- the SEC31B gene encoding protein transport protein Sec31B isoform X6 — protein: MTPGSKSQPPEDIKALSWNRQVQHILSSAHPSGKAVVWDLRKNEPIIKVSDHSNRMHCSGLAWHPDIATQLVLCSEDDRLPVIQLWDLRFASSPLKVLESHSRGILSVSWSQADAELLLSSAKDNQVLCWNLGSSEVVYKLPTQSSWCSDVQWCPRDPPVFSAASFDGWISLYSVMGRSWEVQQMRQADKISSSFSRGQPLPPLQVPEQVAQASLIPPLKKAPKWMRRPAGVSFAFGGKLVTFGLPSTSAHQVPQPCLHLVFISQVTTESEFLTRSAELQEALGSGSLLNYCQNKIQRASQQSEKMLWQFLTVTLERDSRMKFLKLLGYSKDELQKKVATWLKSNSGLGESPQPKRDDLNSHRQQVFCSQASQHTSEEVSASSTFFDELVPQNVTPWEISITEDADGLLSQALLLGELGPAVELCLKEERFADAIILAQAGGADLLKKTQERYLAKKKTRISLLLACVIRKNWKDMVCSCSLQNWREALALLLTYSGPEKFPELCDMLGARMEQEGSRALTSEARLCYVCSGNVERLVECWAKPRQASSPMALQDLMEKVMVLNKSLELLQGPGGVSPGPATTYRVTQYANLLAAQGNLATAMSYLPSGCAQPQIQQLRDRLFHAQGADVLGQQSPPFPFPRVIVGATPHSKETSSCKLGFQPSHQVPTPSTRPRIFTPQSSPVMPLALSHPGPYQGSRMQNIRDYRAPEPQVAQPLTLGPGVRPALPQPQLLRGQRAQAPNPVGFPGTWPLPGPPPPMAPSGIMQPGSASLPEAAQLLPFLPTRPPGLGPVSSQPPAPPVSFPAAHLPWGPGAPCSSTIQTTGTLTPQPGPQDPLKNAPAPRANLQRRQLPETFMSPAPITAPVMSLTSEPQGILSSQPPVPGVGHAPPGAPGELGPQQQPPEKMDRKDLPPEHQSLKTSFEALLQRCSQSATDLKTRRKLDEAAQRLECLYEKLCEGTLSPHVLAGLHEVARCVDAGSFEQGLAVHAQVVGCSRFSEVSSFMPVLKAVLTIAHKLHV
- the SEC31B gene encoding protein transport protein Sec31B isoform X7, whose product is MHCSGLAWHPDIATQLVLCSEDDRLPVIQLWDLRFASSPLKVLESHSRGILSVSWSQADAELLLSSAKDNQVLCWNLGSSEVVYKLPTQSSWCSDVQWCPRDPPVFSAASFDGWISLYSVMGRSWEVQQMRQADKISSSFSRGQPLPPLQVPEQVAQASLIPPLKKAPKWMRRPAGVSFAFGGKLVTFGLPSTSAHQVPQPCLHLVFISQVTTESEFLTRSAELQEALGSGSLLNYCQNKIQRASQQSEKMLWQFLTVTLERDSRMKFLKLLGYSKDELQKKVATWLKSNSGLGESPQPKRDDLNSHRQQVFCSQASQHTSEEVSASSTFFDELVPQNVTPWEISITEDADGLLSQALLLGELGPAVELCLKEERFADAIILAQAGGADLLKKTQERYLAKKKTRISLLLACVIRKNWKDMVCSCSLQNWREALALLLTYSGPEKFPELCDMLGARMEQEGSRALTSEARLCYVCSGNVERLVECWAKPRQASSPMALQDLMEKVMVLNKSLELLQGPGGVSPGPATTYRVTQYANLLAAQGNLATAMSYLPSGCAQPQIQQLRDRLFHAQGADVLGQQSPPFPFPRVIVGATPHSKETSSCKLGFQPSHQVPTPSTRPRIFTPQSSPVMPLALSHPGPYQGSRMQNIRDYRAPEPQVAQPLTLGPGVRPALPQPQLLRGQRAQAPNPVGFPGTWPLPGPPPPMAPSGIMQPGSASLPEAAQLLPFLPTRPPGLGPVSSQPPAPPVSFPAAHLPWGPGAPCSSTIQTTGTLTPQPGPQDPLKNAPAPRANLQRRQLPETFMSPAPITAPVMSLTSEPQGILSSQPPVPGVGHAPPGAPGELGPQQQPPEKMDRKDLPPEHQSLKTSFEALLQRCSQSATDLKTRRKLDEAAQRLECLYEKLCEGTLSPHVLAGLHEVARCVDAGSFEQGLAVHAQVVGCSRFSEVSSFMPVLKAVLTIAHKLHV